The bacterium genome contains the following window.
GCAATTGGCGCTGGGATGCAAATTTTAGGGTTAAAAGAAAGGCCCAAGACGATTATTTTAAAACAAACCACAGCCGCCGTTGGGCAAAATAAACTTATGGAGGTATATGAGAGATTATTTAAAAAATATCAACAAACTATTGCTCAAGTTTTACTAACACACCAGGACCTTTCCTGCCGGAAAAGCTACATTAATATTTGTAATACTATCTTAAAACTGTTAGAATATAAGGTGATACCTGTTATTAATGAAAATGATACAGTGGCAATAGAGGAGATAAAATTTGGGGAGAACGATACCTTATCGGCTTTAATTGCCCAATTAGTTGAAGCAGATTTATTGTTAATCTTGACTAATACTGATGGGTTATATTCCGCAGGAGGTGAATTAATTCAAAAGGTAGAAGAAATTACGGATGAAATTACCCAAATAGCAACTGGAACAACAAGTAAGTTTTCCACAGGTGGAATGCAGACCAAGATTGAGGCGGCTAAAATCTCCACTCAATCAGGAACAACAATGGTTATACTAAACGGTAAAAAGCAAGGAATTATTGAAGATATTTTACAGGGAAAAGAATATGGAACTGTTTTTGTGGCTAAAAAGAATAAATTAAGTAGTCGTAAGCGATGGATAATGCATAATTTAAAACCTATGGGTGAGATAATCATTGATGATGGAGCAAAAGAGGCGATTTTAAAAAGAGGGAAAAGCCTTCTACCTTCTGGAGTTTTAGAGATAAAAGGTGAATTTGATGAAGGAGATGCCCTCATTATTAGAGATACACAAGGAAAAGAATTAGCCAAAGGATTAGTAAATTACCCTGAAACAGACCTGTTTAAAATAAAAGGCAAACAAACTAATCAGATAGAAGAAATATTAGGCTATGAGTACGGAGAAGAAGTTATACATCGGGATAATTTAGTGATATTATAGGTTAACCCGTCCTGTTAAATCCTATCCCTTTTATCTTCAGGTGATTTTCTTTGATTGCAGTTTTTGCTCCAATGATTTCTTTGACTAACCAGAGATTTGACTCGATATGGTCGGTCATTCGTGGGATTATATATTCAGAAGTGCCATCTGCCAGGCTGGCGTAGATTATTAATTGGTCGGCTAAGAATCTATCCACGGTTGCCTTTGTATTGAGGTCTTCAAGTAATGTTTTCGCTACATATCTACCGATTTTTTCAGAACTTCTACCTATTTTACCCGCCATATCTGCTCCAATGAAGCAGTCAGTATTGGTTTTAGCACAAACAAAAAGATTCGCCCCTTTTTGCAATGAGGTTTCATCATCAAGTATCTCAAATTTCGTCTCATAGCCGCTTTGTTTTAAAATCTGCTGGCAGGTTTCTGCCATCCGCTCACTTACCCGACCACTTTTAAGATGAGAAGATAAAGATATACCTCTAATTTCAGTAATTTCATTCTGCTCAAGTAAAACGATAGGTTTAAGTTTATGTGGTGTCGGGTTCACCTCTAATTCAATAATTCCTCCACCTTCTGGCACATATCCTGGTCGAATTAATCGCAAATGAGCCTCAATACCCATTTTTCTAATGGTCGGGAATAAAACCCGTTCCATATGGAAGGCACTGGGTGCAAAATCCTGAAATAAACCACCAGAAATTCTGAATGTAGATGGTGTTTTACCAAAACAGACAACAGGTAAAATCGTCATCGCCAGCATTGTTGTTGAACCTGCGGTGCCAATATCCCATTGATATTGACCTGGCTTTATATTTTTGCCTGGTTTAAATGTTAATATTTGCGAGCCAACCTCTGCATGTTCTAATTCACCACCAACTAATTCTTTACAGGCAAATACAGATTTTAGATGTTGATGTCTAAGACCTGGTTTTTCTCTTTTTGCCCGGATATTTTTTATCTGTAATTCCTTACCCAGCAAGGCACAAAGCCCAACACAATACCTGAGAATAGTCCCACTACCCGAATATTTAGAACCATCTATTTCTATCATCCCTTGTCAGCACCTCTTTTATACCCAAATAAATTGAGTTTGCAAATATTTTGCTCTAAAAAGGAATCAAGGATTCGAGGGGTCAAGGATTCAAGGGAGGTGAAAAATAAGGTGTTCACTCGACCCCTGGGGAGTATTGGGGGGCAAACCTTGAATATTGAATTTATAGTAGTTATTAACGAAAATTTCTTATAGAACAGATATAGCAACAGGGTTG
Protein-coding sequences here:
- the proB gene encoding glutamate 5-kinase; amino-acid sequence: MKITLSKAKRIVVKIGTSLLTTPDGILSTTYLSRIVCDIAKLQNAGKEFIIVTSGAIGAGMQILGLKERPKTIILKQTTAAVGQNKLMEVYERLFKKYQQTIAQVLLTHQDLSCRKSYINICNTILKLLEYKVIPVINENDTVAIEEIKFGENDTLSALIAQLVEADLLLILTNTDGLYSAGGELIQKVEEITDEITQIATGTTSKFSTGGMQTKIEAAKISTQSGTTMVILNGKKQGIIEDILQGKEYGTVFVAKKNKLSSRKRWIMHNLKPMGEIIIDDGAKEAILKRGKSLLPSGVLEIKGEFDEGDALIIRDTQGKELAKGLVNYPETDLFKIKGKQTNQIEEILGYEYGEEVIHRDNLVIL
- the rtcA gene encoding RNA 3'-terminal phosphate cyclase — encoded protein: MIEIDGSKYSGSGTILRYCVGLCALLGKELQIKNIRAKREKPGLRHQHLKSVFACKELVGGELEHAEVGSQILTFKPGKNIKPGQYQWDIGTAGSTTMLAMTILPVVCFGKTPSTFRISGGLFQDFAPSAFHMERVLFPTIRKMGIEAHLRLIRPGYVPEGGGIIELEVNPTPHKLKPIVLLEQNEITEIRGISLSSHLKSGRVSERMAETCQQILKQSGYETKFEILDDETSLQKGANLFVCAKTNTDCFIGADMAGKIGRSSEKIGRYVAKTLLEDLNTKATVDRFLADQLIIYASLADGTSEYIIPRMTDHIESNLWLVKEIIGAKTAIKENHLKIKGIGFNRTG